The window cggccgactgctgagcagccggaCGTGTGAGGCGAGAGGCCGGCTTGGCCTGCATTGGCGTTTTTCCTTAGTCGTTTTTCATGTGGATAATGTTTCCGGCCTTTAGCTCTTGCCAGCTGGATAGTCGCGCTGCGAGTTGTGGCTAGGACGAAGAGAGGGCTTTGGCGTCAGCACACTACTTAGCCGACCTCGTGTAGTGCCAACTTAGGTCAAGGCGGCGAGCCCTCAGGCCGGCGGACCGGACCCGAACAGGGCGAAAGAATAAAAACTCATTCATAGGCGaagcttatcatatagataaaaagtaGCCCCCGAGTGTGCCTCAGGGTACCTATTGTCTTTTCTTAGTAAAAAAGTTAGCATGGTACATACACTGCATCAATTGTAAAACGAGTGGAGAAGGTTCGCGTTCCATGAGCGCTCCGACTCTTCGCCGGCATTGTCCCTCTTGTGTGCCCTGGGCTTTTGtgcgtcaatgaggtagtaggagtcgttgcccaaggtcttgctgatgatgaaaggcccCTTCCAAGGAGCCAAGCTTGTGCTGGTtgactgttcgctggatcagccggagcacaaggtcgccctcatgGAATGCACgcggcttgatcttcttgttgtggtagcggCGTAGGctgtgctggtagatggcggaccggctgagtgctagcAGCCgggcctcttccagcagatcgacaccgtcttctcgtgcctcctttgCTTCTGCCTCCGTGTACAAGGTGACACgacgtgagtcgaactcgatgtcagttgggatgacagcctcagccccgtacacaaggaagaagggcgtgaagccggttgatcgATTCGGTCTAGTCCGGAGACTCCAAAGGACGACCGGCATCTCCTCGATCCAGTAGCCGGCCGAGCGCTCTAGCGGCTCAactagtcgaggcttgatgccggacaggatgaggccatttgcttgcTCCACTTAGCCGTTTGACTACAAATGAGCaatggacgctaggtccagtcggatgcccttcatcgcgtagaaacgggccaaggcgcctttggtgaAGTTCgtgtcattgtcggtgatgatgttttgCGGGATGCCGTATCGAATGGTGATGTTCGTGGTGAATGTGATGGCTGTCAGGCCGTTCACCTTGTTGATTGGCCTTGCCTCaatccacttcgtgaacttgtccacggcaaccGGCAGATGGatcatgccgccgcgtgctgtcttgaatgggcccaccatgtccaatccccatacggCAAACGTCTAGgtgatgggaatggtcttgagtgcagaagtcgGCAGGTACTGCTTGGTGCTGAAATGCTGACACTCCTTGTATTTGCGGACCAACTCCTTGGCgtcgtccaaagcagtcggccagaagaaaccatggtggAAAGATTTGGCAACGAGGGAtctggaggcggcatggtggccacattcgcatTGATGAATATCCCTGACGATTGCGATGCCCTTCTCCGGCtcaacgcagcgctggaagacgccAGTCGCACTACGCCTGACGTGCTCTCTGTTGATGATCGTGTATGCAGTCGCCCGATGTTGCACCTGCTGGGCCAAGACTTCGTTGGCTGGTAGCTCGCGgctcaccagaaagttgaggatgggttgcgCCCAAAACGGAGCTTCGACCATCGTCATGACAGCAACATGTACTAGGGTGGTCGGGTTGGGAGGCGGCGGGTCGGAGCCGGCCGCTGCTTGTTGCATCGTTGAAGTCCCCGAGCTGACTACAGCGGTCCTCAGGCCCGGTTCtggagtccccgggccgggtttggGTGCTACAACCCCGGGGCCGCCTGCAGAAGTCCCTGGGCCGCCTGCTGAAGTCCCCGAGCTGGATCCGGCTGCTTCAGGGTCAGCCGACATGAAGATGGTTTCTGATTCTGGTGAGGGTTTGATAGACGGCTTGCACAGGCACTCAAGGGAGACACTGACTAGTATGGcctgccgggtggagccgatccatGCCAGGGCGTCGGCTGCTTCGTTGTCGGCccatggcacatggaggaactcgcacccgtcgaAGTGTTCGCTGATCTGCTGGATGGGGAAGCGGTAGCTAGCCATGGTGGCGTCCTTGGTGTCCCAGTCGCTAGAATACTACTaaaccacaaggtccgagtcaccgtagCACAGAATGCAGTGGATGTCGATctccttggctagccggagcccgtggacgagtgcctcatactcggccacgttgttggaggcggcaaagtggatctgcagtGTGTAAttcagcttgtcgcctttgggagaggtgaggatgatgccagcTCCCAAACTGGtgcacatcttagagccatcaaagtgcatccgctaaTGAGTGGAATCCGTCTTTAGcgacaggtactgggtctcggcccagtcgactagGAAGTCGACCAGCGgttgggacttgatggtggtgcggggctggtagaggaTGGTGTGGGGAGCCAGCTCGATGGCACACTTTGCCACCTGGCCTAAGGCGTCTCTATTGCCCATGATCGCGACAAGAGGGGCGGTGCAGACGACCGTGATGGTGTGCTCCTGGAAATACTGTTGACCTTTTTGGCGGCAAAGTACacgtcgtagcacatcttctggtagtgggggtagttcttcttggaggcAGACAACACCTCACTCGGGTAATAGACCGACCTCTGGAACAGCTGAGCTCTGCTGGCTTCTAGGCGCTTGACAATGATCATGGTGCTAATGACCTGATTGGTAGAGGCGATGTAGAGGAACATGGGATCTTTGGCAACCAGAGCAGCCAGAAGAGGTGGCGTGGACAACATCCGTTTGAGCTGGAGGAAAGCCTCGTCTGCCTGGTCGGTCCACTTGAAGCATGTGGTCTTCTTCATCAGATGGTAcagagggagagccttctcgcccaatcGACTGATGAACCGACTGAGAGATGCTAAGCACGCGGTGAACTTCTGGATGTCCCGCAGCCGGGTCGGCTTCTTCAtccgctcaatggccttgatcttcacggggttgcactcaATCCCATGCTCGGAAacaaggaagccaaggagctggccagctggtactctgaagacgcacttctctgggttgagcttgatctgaaagtgGCGTAGGTTGgtgaaggtctccttgagatcctcCAAAAGGGTGCCGCGCTTCTTCatcttcaccactatgtcatccacatagacgttgtttctgccgagttgcttcaggaggcacttctacatacaacgctgaaaggtggcaccagcGTTTGTCAAGCCGAACTTCATGGTGATGTAGCAGAAGGCGCCAAAatgggtgatgaaggcggtcttcagtcgttCGGCTggatccagcttgatctggtggtagccggagtaggcgtccaagaAGGACAGCAGCTCACAGCCGCCCGTGTAGTCGATCACCTTATCAATCCGGGGAAAGGCAAAAGGGTCCTTGGGCCagactttgttgaggctcgtgtagtcaatacacatgccCTGAGTTGGCAAGCCAGTTTGgatagaacacttccatgatgaagccggccgccagaagCTGGGTGATTTCTTCACCAATGATCCTTTTCTTCTCTTCTTATAGGcggcggaggggttgcttgaccAATTTTTATCGGTGTTCCGTGAACgaaggtacccagacttgcctgcctgcggcccatggcgtggcttcgtcgatggcctggtatggcccacctTTAACATcagcaactcaagaccctcacacggggccaagcctcgcgaggcagacgacaccaagacctccaggagGAGCGGCCTCCTCCGGCTGGCtcttgaggagcggagatttcgatgcaagcctcacctcgtgaggtttggatgatgtgagccatgacgaccaaggccaggcgggcgccagcgggcgtaggacaacagtttcctctttggtgtcaaggaggcaagcacaggcgtggagtcccgaggaatcagccaaaggtttccatccccatgcaacaagaccaagaacaccaggacggcaggatggaggtcatcgccaagcccaccgcggtgtcacgaccagaggctttgtaggcgaagactacttttgtcaggataagatgtacttgcTGTCTcctttcgaatttggccgttgtgggatcccttcctgccttcatctgggatgaggaccaaggccactataaatagggcctagccaCCTTCCGAATCCTGGAGATCATCTTCTCccccaccagctcaagaacacacctcctgaggttgttctcccactataatagctcatcctcagcccacctcgaggctaatccaccacaaagcaggagtagggttttacaccggaaggtggcccgaacctgggtaaactgttgtgtcccatttccttcctgttca is drawn from Triticum dicoccoides isolate Atlit2015 ecotype Zavitan chromosome 6B, WEW_v2.0, whole genome shotgun sequence and contains these coding sequences:
- the LOC119321812 gene encoding uncharacterized protein LOC119321812; this encodes MSADPEAAGSSSGTSAGGPGTSAGGPGVVAPKPGPGTPEPGLRTAVVSSGTSTMQQAAAGSDPPPPNPTTLVHVAVMTMVEAPFWAQPILNFLVSRELPANEVLAQQVQHRATAYTIINREHVRRSATGVFQRCVEPEKGIAIVRDIHQCECGHHAASRSLVAKSFHHGFFWPTALDDAKELVRKYKECQHFSTKQYLPTSALKTIPIT